In the Populus trichocarpa isolate Nisqually-1 chromosome 1, P.trichocarpa_v4.1, whole genome shotgun sequence genome, one interval contains:
- the LOC112327023 gene encoding uncharacterized protein LOC112327023, with protein sequence MATSLSLFLMPSDDRKQESTLAISTEPAEPTRTTTTTRTRKPAANKCQTRKKQPRRGMGVAQLENLRIQERWKAITETKQIGSLNLQPTKQLHVFDPFNNNNDDNQMAQYGTTVNHGVPMRNNGVVFNGFLGWDHQGGVVVKRVDEFNANNNGGFGCQVLVNPYMVGSAPVHQAGAPAPAPAAAVLLEASKELSSIPKVMQQQKQYEPTRCDLCFKMGGFSARAATSAFYAKYHNHNNNEGVEAMEAHRKGNNAMGSKVIMEYELFPGKNGKSTCFKDMEFPTAEASVAVGTGEASCVTTYSDYSASDASNSIDLSLKLSC encoded by the exons ATGGCTACTTCACTTTCACTTTTTCTCATGCCTAGCGATGATAGAAAACAAGAGTCCACCCTGGCCATAAGTACCGAACCAGCTGAACCCACAAGAACTACTACTACTACTCGGACCAGAAAGCCTGCTGCCAACAAATGTCAAACTCGCAAGAAACAACCTCGAAGAGGTATGGGAGTAGCTCAACTTGAGAATCTAAGGATTCAAGAAAGATGGAAGGCAATTACTGAGACTAAGCAAATTGGGTCTCTCAATCTCCAACCCACCAAGCAGCTGCACGTTTTTGACccgtttaataataataatgatgataatcaAATGGCGCAGTATGGTACTACAGTTAACCATGGTGTGCCAATGAGAAATAATGGTGTTGTTTTTAATGGGTTCTTGGGTTGGGATCACCAGGGAGGTGTGGTGGTTAAGAGGGTTGATGAGTTTAATGCAAATAATAATGGTGGGTTTGGGTGCCAGGTTTTGGTTAACCCGTACATGGTTGGATCAGCTCCGGTTCATCAGGCTGGGGCTCCAGCTCCAGCTCCTGCTGCTGCAGTACTGCTTGAGGCTTCGAAAGAGCTCTCTTCAATCCCAAAAGTAATGCAGCAGCAGAAGCAATATGAGCCTACTCGTTGTGATCTTTGCTTTAAG ATGGGAGGATTCAGTGCCAGAGCTGCAACGAGTGCTTTCTATGCCAAatatcacaaccacaacaacaacgAG GGTGTAGAGGCGATGGAAGCACACAGGAAGGGTAATAACGCAATGGGTAGTAAAGTTATCATGGAATATGAACTTTTCCCTGGAAAAAATGGTAAAAGCACCTGTTTCAAGGATATGGAATTTCCTACTGCAGAAGCTTCAGTTGCAGTGGGTACTGGTGAAGCTTCTTGTGTCACAACTTATTCTGATTACAGTGCATCTGATGCTTCTAATTCTATTGATTTGTCTCTGAAGCTTTCATGTTAG